A window of the Lactuca sativa cultivar Salinas chromosome 5, Lsat_Salinas_v11, whole genome shotgun sequence genome harbors these coding sequences:
- the LOC111904506 gene encoding gibberellin 2-beta-dioxygenase 1 encodes MVVFPNPTTEQFDVKTCKPVNRLTYPAIPLIDLSKPDSKHLLVKACQDFGFFKVVNHGIPMKLINKLESEATEFFSSPQSVKEKAGPPNPFGYGNKNIGRNGDVGWVEYLLLNTKPESDYNKIISSFEEHPESFRCVVDDYVRAVKKMACELLEFMADELKLEQRNVFSKLLMDEQSDSVFRLNYYPPCPELQEHEIKGGNLIGFGEHTDPQIISVLRSNNTSGLEISLRDGSWMSVPPDSESFFINVGDSLQVMTNGRFKSIKHRVVANSKKSRMSMIYFGGPPLNEKITPLASLLERDEESLYKEFTWFEYKKFSFNCPLSHNRLGFFEKISSRY; translated from the exons ATGGTGGTTTTCCCAAACCCCACAACCGAACAGTTCGATGTTAAAACCTGCAAACCAGTAAACCGTTTGACTTATCCTGCAATTCCTCTCATTGACCTTTCCAAACCTGATTCAAAACACCTTCTTGTTAAAGCATGCCAAGATTTTGGATTCTTTAAAGTCGTTAATCATGGAATCCCAATGAAATTGATCAATAAGCTCGAATCAGAAGCCACAGAATTCTTCTCGTCTCCTCAATCTGTCAAAGAAAAAGCTGGCCCACCTAACCCGTTTGGTTATGGTAACAAGAACATTGGTCGAAATGGCGATGTTGGTTGGGTGGAATACCTTCTCCTCAACACAAAACCTGAATCTGATTACAATAAGATTATCTCCAGTTTTGAAGAACACCCAGAAAGTTTCCG GTGTGTCGTGGATGATTACGTGAGAGCTGTGAAGAAAATGGCGTGTGAACTTCTGGAATTTATGGCGGATGAACTGAAATTGGAGCAGAGAAATGTCTTTAGTAAGCTGTTAATGGATGAACAGAGCGACTCTGTTTTCAGGCTCAACTACTATCCGCCATGTCCAGAGCTTCAAGAACATGAAATCAAAGGAGGGAATTTGATTGGATTTGGAGAACACACAGACCCACAAATCATTTCTGTTTTGAGATCCAATAACACTTCTGGACTCGAAATTTCGTTAAGAGATGGGAGTTGGATGTCTGTTCCTCCGGATTCAGAGTCGTTTTTCATCAATGTTGGTGACTCTTTACAG GTGATGACAAATGGAAGATTCAAGAGCATAAAGCATAGGGTGGTGGCAAATAGCAAAAAAAGCAGGATGTCAATGATATATTTTGGAGGGCCACCATTAAATGAGAAGATAACACCATTGGCATCACTCCTTGAAAGGGATGAAGAAAGTTTGTACAAAGAGTTTACTTGGTTTGAGTACAAAAAATTTTCCTTTAACTGTCCATTGTCTCATAATAGGTTGGGATTCTTTGAAAAAATTTCTTCTagatattaa